The nucleotide sequence GAAAAAGTCCTACAGCTCACATGAAATACTTTCTGGGTGAAGATCGCACTTTCTATATACAACTATTTAACAGTGAAGAATATGTTAAGAGCCTCTCAAAAACTTTTCACCACCCACGTACACTCCTATTTTATTGTTGAAGAAACAGAGTGCACTTCCACTATCCACTGTACACTGCAACCACCCAAAAATCGCATATTTCAGAACTAATCTCACAAACGTCCAAGAACTACTTGTTCCACGGAGGGGAAAATAATGGAGGTAATAAGGGCCAGGGCAAATAACTTCATCCGAAGAAAACCACTCTCTCAACTTCTTCCATCAAGGCTTTCATAAAATAAGATGTACCCATGATCCGTGTTCCCTGCAGACTCCTGTGCAGACCCAAAGAATGTCTGCACAGTGGACTCATCTATCATCTCCACATGTTCATCATCAAAGAACAACCAGTGGTTATGGCTTTTAACGAGGCTGACATAGTGCCCATGGTTCGTACCACTTCCAACATGGACCACAACCGCAAAGAGGGAGTACTCGGAGTCTGCATCATCAACCGTGTTGTTAAGCTTCAATTCCATGGGAAACACAACCCGGTATGATAGTTTCTTGTTTCGGCCAAGCTGCTCAATATACTTGAAGcgcttgagatggatcaccaggACATGTGGAGGCTTCTtgatcttcatcctcttctgGGCTTCCTGCAAACTGCATGTGGTAATAAAAGTTCCAAATTTTAGTAAAGGACACCATTTGACAGGGATGGTACGCAAAAGGCAAAATAGAAGAGCCTGATGATATGCGGGGAGAAAAATTGAAGACCTCAACCTTGACATTCCCATGAACATGATAGTCTCATGGACCTTGTTTAACTTAACAATCAACAGAAATTCTCAGCAATAGTTGACATTTTCAAGAGTACAATTTTTAGATGATTATGcagtttgggaaaaaaaaacaacagaacACTAAAAGCATACTCATGAAGCGCATGATTGAGAGGCATCAGGCAAACTCAGCCCACACATAAGGAAGCAACTTTTTGCCTGGTTAATTGTATCGAGAAAAGAAACATAGTAGAAGAAAATTCATATTAGATTTTGAGAATTGTGGTTAGCCTCTTATATTTGCACTAGTTAAAAGTAAATacatcaaaagaagaagaatccagAAGCATTATAACAAATTCCACAAATTTTAATGGCAACTAAATGGTAAGTTAACTATACAACCATGAACTAGGGAAAGAAAAGGATGACATAGACACCTGCAGCACTTGTCACAGAAGAACTTGTCTTCAGCATTTAAAGTCTCTGTTGAACTGAAGTTTTTGAGGCAGCTAGTGATAGAACTATTCGGCTCAATGTCTAGGCTTAAGTCAAAAAAAGTTTCATCCCTTGCAGTGACTGTTTCACACTGTAAGCATCTAGTTTCATTGGTCAGTATACcctgcaaaaataaaataaaaaataaaaaataaattggcATCACAAAATATCAGCTTTCCAGCTCCATACACATCACATTGAACAGAAGGTGCAGAGCAAATTTGGGCTATCTAATTCACCTGAAAACTCGTATGGACCCATGTAACAAGTGGCTCTTTATAGACACCATTTGCTAGGGGGTGGCATGTTGCATTAGTAATCTTTTCTGATGGTGATGAGGTTCCAGGGGAGCCTTTTGCAGCACTAGACTCTTTCTCAAGAATTTCAACAAGCTCGTTTAGCAAGAAATTTAAAAACTCATGTGCATCCTACAATATAGACATGAACACAAGAAGAAAGTTCAAATCCCAGTCTGGTGACAGAAATCAAATTAAAAGACAAGAAGCAATAACTTGGCAATGCCACATCTAGTATGCTTTGCTTTTGATAATGGAAATGTGGTCAACATTAATTCTCAATATCAGGAAAGTATTGCAACTTCTCTAAGTAATGTTAATAAATACTCCAAGATCAAGGGAGATCCTTATATTCATGATTCCGACATGGTAATCAATTGGACGTTCAGCGAAAGAACCCAAATCTCAAACTATCCTGAGGTCATCCCACTCCAAACAACAGAGAATCCCCACCAATATCTTCAAATTCAGATAGCATATTAGTTGTCCACTTAGTGAATAAACTAATGTGTAAGGATGCAAATAATCAGATGACTGAATGTCAAAACAAGCCATTGCACTTCTTCCAATGACATTAGGGAAACCTCACAGAAGGCAGTTCATCAGAAGAAATAAAACAACCAATTATTTGGAAATGAATCTGCAACAGTCCTTATCCACCTTGCAACTGAGATTAGCTAAACTTGTTTCCAATCACCACGCGCAAAAAATTATTCACCATAGATGACATACTCTAAATTGATGAATCACGAGGGAAGTTAAATCACATAGTTAGAAAACAAAATTAGCCTGCATACGGCTGCTTCTTTGCCACTGATTCTTAAAACTGATACTACATTGAACATAATGTCTCTCAACTAACAATGCACCACAAGGTGGAGGTCGAATACCTGGTGCATGTAACCACGGAAATACTCGTTCTGTTTCTTCACTCTCTGCACAAAACGCTTTGGAGAAATAACAccagtttttttcttttgggaacTTATCTGCACAGTTAAGCACCAATACGTTATccttagaaaagaaaagaatgtatTTTCCAAAACTTGCAATAACCTACTAATGCACAGATATAAATACACTAGATAGATACGACAGGATATGGAAATGCTGATAGTGACAAATTTTTGAAGAATAGGATACGATTGGTGTAAAAAAGCATGCAGAAACCATAATGGATTAACACAACAAAATAGTCAATATCCCATCATCAATATTCACAAGCTCCATTTATCATCATTTAAATCTAATAGACCATAGTCCATACTACATAATAACATCAAATTTACAAACTCTAATAGCAAAAATTAACTACCAGATCttaatccaatggctccaaagTTCAACCATTGGAGACTTTATATCATAATCTAGCAGCTAGTAGTGAATCATTTTTAAATAAAGTTTGTTGATATATATAACAGCTGAATTCCatttataaattaataaataaaatgaatTTCTTTAAGGGTGACCCAATGAACAAGGCTCCTTCCATTGCAGGGTTTGGGGAGGGTTTGATGTGCGCCATCTTATCGTGCATAATATCACGCAGAAAAATACATATACAATCCTCCAGAAATATGAATCACGCAGTTCAATCTCAGCTGAGATATCAAGATAAATATCTCAGTCATATTGGCTGGTTATACAGATTTTTCtgagaaataaaattattttttatctcaTCCCATATGAAGAATGGTATTTGGTAATATTAATGCATACTGGTTTTATACCCACCAACATATGCTTCCATGGCAAAATATTTTGGCCAATATGTTGAATATCGTACAAAGTGATATATCAGGATGTATTGTTTATATTGGCCAAGAAACAACTGGTTGATATTTTGGATGTAATGTATTGGTAGGGTGCCCAAAACTGATACAAACTGAAATCTTGGTCAACCTGCAGACCAAGATGAAAACCTTGATTACTTAATAGAACCAAGactcaaaaaaattaagaaaagcactgattcaaaaggtcaaagcaccaatgtgacatttaggAATGAAGTCTTGAAAGTGCAAGATTACGCTCTCTACACTATGTgacaaagaataaaagaaaataagcatttaaatagagaTGGCCAATGAAGAACCTGGAAATGGCTAATCATTTTAAAGGCTGCACTAAATATCTATATGATGATATAAAATTCACGCAAAAAGCCATGAAGGTTACACTAAATATTTATCTGATGATATAAAATTCATGCAAAAGTCACAAAGGCTTATATATACGCATCTATATCTCATATAGACATTACCATGTCACCAGTCAGACACATTCAGTGGAAACAACTTGACTTGTCAACAATCTAGGTTACTCACCAACATAATAGGAATATCCTAATGTTGATCACTGAAATAATGTTACTAATTAAAAATGGACCAAGAGATACCTTTCATAAGATGTTTGCAAACACATACCAACAGGACTTTACATATGCAGACCAATGCTAACATGCAATTATCTAGTAAGTTAATCATTAGTATATTTGCCAACGCCTGATAACATAAAAGCATCTAATCTAATAAAGTACGCAATGAAGTATTCAGTATCAtcaaacgagagagagagagagagagaagtaaaATGTAAAGCGCACCTTACTACAAAAATAAAGTAGCCAAATATTCCACTATTCGACAATAAACTAAATGAAGAACCCAACAACTTCATGGTAAAAGTATAAGACAAGTAAAATTAACGAGTGATAAGATATTGCAATTAAGAAGTAGAACTGTTACCTGAGTGAACAAATCTGCCAAGCATATCAAAAGGTTCTCATCTGTCTCTCCTAGGTTCTTGTTATTTGCATAATACTCCAGTAATTGCTCCCTGAATGGAACACAAAAATATAATGCCTGCATATGAAGTACAATGATAATGTTAGAGCTAAAATTAAGTCGGAGATGTTAAGCTTGCAACAtaagcaccaaaaaaaaaactcaaatgaAACTATGTTTCAcacaatttaattatttaatggcAAGCTGACTGAGAAAGTATCCTCGTAAGGGTTAACAATTACAAAAGTGGAATATAAAGCAATGAAATGAGGATAGCTGGCAATGATATTGTAGTGCTGTAAAATTTCATGACTAGTTTAGATGGCAGATAAGATTAGATCTTGCATTTGTATTTTAGCAGAGCATTTGTGATGAGTATGTCAGAGAACTTTTAACCAATAATATTAAAACATCCATCTGTTTTGTAAGATGGCACTTTTATGTACCTTCGAAACAAACCAAATGATATCAACATACCATCAAGAACCAAGACAACCCAAAAACATTAGCTACATGTGTTGCACATGCAAGTGCATTTAATTGACATTAGAATGCGAAATTCTTCATTACAAGATCATGACAAATTGATAGGACAGCATAAAATGCTAACTAAAAAACAGTGCATTGCTAATGCAACCAACATTCTCGATCCATGTTTTCGTGTCAAGTTCAAATAGTTTTGCTAGCATGAACATGCAATCACattaatctaaaattttaagaaacCATATTGTTCATCGATATTAAGAGGGTTCCCAGGTAAATTTCTAAAGAACCAAAAGGATTTTATGGGTAATTCATTTGTTGAGTGTCGTTGGACCACATCAGtggaagagggagagaaaataGGGGATAAGGATTCCACCAAAGGTGTTGGTTGCTGCAATCAGTAATCTTATTAGGCAAGGGAATCAAGAAATGTTTCTACTTTATACCAGCTTTGCTTGATGAGAGATCACATCCAGCTGCTTAGGCTAGGAGACAAGATTCAAGGAGAAATACAGTAGATGTCTAGCCACTTGCACACATAGAAAAAAGGAATGGTTTATTTCACTGATGATATTGAGATTTGACAGTCAGTTCACAGTTCACGAAAAAATGCTTACTTTAGGCACTACTAGAAGTATGGAACATGATGAATTAGTTTTCATAATGTCATACTGGGGCAAAAGGAAAGATATCTTTCTTGTATAGAGCTCACTAGAAGAATAACACGAAAATTCCTAGCAAATCTAGACAATAGGATCAATATCCATCTCTTGAGAGTTGGCATCATGGATTCACATGCCCTTTGTTACAGGAGCATACCACTCATACCAGTCTAAATTGGCTTATGCCTCCCATAACAAAACATGGTACCCCCCACAACAGTCGGTACCTTGTGTTAGTATGGCAGCACACTGCAATAAGTACCATACTGGTTAGTAACAAGTACAAGTCCATACCCAGGGTCTTTAACCTTGATTGACACAAGCCAAAAACAAGCTAATATTCATTATTAAACCTGCTTTGTCTCTGATGTTGGTAGAAGTTGTGTACAATTCGAACCGGCAAAAGTAGGTTAGCTTTGACCTGAAATTGGATATGTTACGTTTTCTTTCCTCCTTTTTCACATGAGAGATGAGAATTTAGGATAAAAGGATTCAATTTTAAATGTCTTATGTTTCTTTCCACCTTTCTCGCCATGCTCGACCTCAACCCAGGTGATTATAACTTGTTGAAGCCAACATATAAACCCACTTCATTACACTTGGAAGGATAGTATGGGGAACGAGGATGGCCACAATGAGGACTTGTATCATAAGCTAGATCAAGGTATGTTGTACCGGTACCAGTAGGCGAACCAGTCGTCTACTAGAGCAGTACGGTTTTAGTTCGGACCGGTTTGAACCAGTACCAATGCGCGCGGACGCGCGCCTGAAACCGTGCAGGGGCGTGCTTTCCAACGCAGGGAACTGCATGCAGGCGCAATTCCCATCTTGCGCCCGCGCCTGCGCAGTTTCTGGCGCAGGGAAACGCATGCGGACGCTCTTTCCCGTGCACGGGCGCGCTGCTCCAAGGGcgggtaccggtgcgaaccagtCCGCCACCGGGACAGCTCGGTACGATCGGAACTGCCCAGTTCGGGATGGTTCCGCCGACCCTACATCCAACACTCAGACACGGTTCCATAAGAAGTTCTAAGATATTTGAAGTATCCAAGTCTTGACACCTGCAACAAACACATGAACCAAGTCCATGTAACATAGCTAAACAATATGTACTAACCTTATTTAGGAGCATTTTTTTGCAGGAGCATATTTGAGTTCAGCAGCAAGAAAGTCGATCTGTCAAAATAATTGAAGGGAAGTGCTTCGCATATAGATGAGCAGGCAAGTTTTAGTAGAGAATGTGGGTAGAGAACAAAAAATTAACAGCTTAGCTAAAGTGGGATTGGGTATGGGAACATATTCAAATACAAGTGTAGGTAGCGGatctccaaaaagaaaaaaaaaattatggctaTTTTGAGAAATGCTAGAGTAGATGGCACACCCCACGTAGAAGTTTTCTGTACTAACTGCAAGACCCTAGTTAGAAGTATCCGAGTACAAAGTTTAAGAGTAAAAACTAATTTGAGTCATCCCAGATGCATGCGAGATCTTTTATTAGGGTAACTTTGGAATTTTACTATCCTCAATTAAACTTGGGAATTATTTAAGTTGTTTTGTGGAACCTCGGAATCCATCATGCCAATTTTATATCAAAAGTAATTAACTAGGTTCAAAGACCATTGGCTATGTCAAGGCTATTAAGGACATCTTCAACATCTATTAATCTATTGAAACTGTTAaagtatatttgtttatttaattcttttttttttgtgattctcATAGGTTCACCGGTATCATGTACTCCCCTTTTCATCCTCCCCtcccccaacaaaaaaaaaggactatTCCTTCcgctttaaaaaatatatatattggctGTCCACTTTATCTACCCATTTTGCATTCATTGAGCACTTCCAACTTCTGTGGTATACTTACCAAAAGTTATGCAACTTCAGATTCAAGTATTACTCATAGAAGCACAAGAAATTCCACGGAACTATAGAAGCAAAAGGAGTTAATAAATTAGTTGTTTCCGATAACATATTACCCCCACAGGACATATGTTAGGCAGGGGACTTTACTGCACAAATGTAAGAGTATAAAAAATGGTTTTCTTTTTGTGAATTCTCTCAAGCCACCACCTAACTTACTTTTTCTTGATATATGCTTTTGCAAATTTATTAAATATGATCAAACAACATTGCAGACTTAACAAAAATCTCTAACGCAAGCAGAATAGCCTACCATTTTTGTATACAAAGATGAGGAAAACAAACGTAGGATTTACTCAATTGTGGTGTTAGATAACAAACATCGGAAACCATCAATTATGTTCCAtattagaaaaaataataattaaaaaataagtgCTAAATGAAGACTCTTTAAATGCACTAAGATCATTATGTCTGGACCTATCACAACGcaagacctcacctaaaatggctTGCCGAAAGGTATTACTTGGGTTCCCTAGCCCAAGATAATACCATAATAAAAAACTTAGAAACAAGCTTTAGTTTGCAAAAATTAATCCAATGCAACCTACTATAATATAGGGCATTCCAAAACCTATCTCAACAACACGGATAAGCTCTAAACTGAATAGGCCATGACAAAATATCTAATGATGACCTTAGAGCGAAGTGCTTGATTATGTATTCAAACATACTACAATATCCTTCCTGTACAAAGATATAGGCACTCTATATCCAGAAAAAACTCTTCAGAACCAAATAAGTAATAACTCTATTCTATTTTAATCGGGTGTTTGAAAAGTTCAATAGTTATTCTAATATTCCTATTATTGATTATTCAGTATGTTGGGTTGGCAATGGCCCTTGCTGTCTAGGAGGTAGATTAATGCATATTGCAAGGCCTAGACCCATGCTGGTTGGGAACAGCCCTGTACAGCTCAACACAACTCAGCTGTCagctaatttttcttttaaattctcGGCACAGCATGTCATACATCAGCACAGCACAATTGGCATGTACAGTGCCATTGAATCCTTGGAAATGATAAAGTGATCAAGAAGGTCACAAATGCAGGAAAAAAACTTTGATTCACATAATTTCAAAGATCACACTACTATCCTTAAATATACTCTAATAAAACCCTGGtactgaaatttttttaaccaaaatgACACAAGCCCATTCCAAACCCTTCTGCTTCCATAACTGCTCCCTAATGCCTATAACACTTCCGGACCAAGAATTTACTCTTTATTTCCTTTTAACAATCAATATTAAtcttaattcaaataatgataaCCGTAGAATTATCTAACTATCCATCCCCAATTAATTTGATTATCCACACCCATTATTTTGAACAAAAATATATGAACACCGACTTCACTTACAAAAGAGAAAAGC is from Phoenix dactylifera cultivar Barhee BC4 chromosome 6, palm_55x_up_171113_PBpolish2nd_filt_p, whole genome shotgun sequence and encodes:
- the LOC103710532 gene encoding ubiquitin carboxyl-terminal hydrolase 4-like is translated as MAAEDVARAVVRAESTEEIPEIEAGGRPVDKSINASPTLPRSLLRLSLSPWRDGRRPESKTVGHHCLPFLPKKPASNPRRPAVEDRSRPAAAVEGGSQRGGSSVVGGLWTGLRYLAGVAGGWREKWMVMGTAGSKLEKALGDQFPEGERYFGLENFGNTCYCNSVLQALYFCVPFREQLLEYYANNKNLGETDENLLICLADLFTQISSQKKKTGVISPKRFVQRVKKQNEYFRGYMHQDAHEFLNFLLNELVEILEKESSAAKGSPGTSSPSEKITNATCHPLANGVYKEPLVTWVHTSFQGILTNETRCLQCETVTARDETFFDLSLDIEPNSSITSCLKNFSSTETLNAEDKFFCDKCCSLQEAQKRMKIKKPPHVLVIHLKRFKYIEQLGRNKKLSYRVVFPMELKLNNTVDDADSEYSLFAVVVHVGSGTNHGHYVSLVKSHNHWLFFDDEHVEMIDESTVQTFFGSAQESAGNTDHGYILFYESLDGRS